A single Helicobacteraceae bacterium DNA region contains:
- the ilvC gene encoding ketol-acid reductoisomerase, whose translation MALTVYYDKDCDLSLIRSKKTVVVGFGSQGHAHAENLRDSGVEVTIGLKKGGASWKKAEAKNFKVLEVGEAVKEADFVMILLPDEKQKAVYEAEIAPNLKKGATIAFGHGFNIHFKRIVPAPDINVTMIAPKAPGHTVRSEFVKGGGIPDLIAVEQDPSGNTLEVAKSYASAIGGGRTGIIVTTFKDETETDLFGEQAVLCGGVSALVQAGFETLTEAGYPPEMAYFECLHELKLIVDLIYQGGIADMRYSVSNTAEYGDMVSGPKVINDESRKAMKQILKEIQNGSFAKDFIAEGDLGYPRMQAERRNLFNSQIETTGRKLRAMMPWIAASKLVDQNKN comes from the coding sequence ATGGCTTTGACCGTATATTACGACAAAGATTGCGACTTAAGTCTTATCCGATCGAAAAAAACCGTCGTCGTCGGCTTCGGCTCGCAAGGACACGCGCACGCCGAAAACCTGCGCGACAGCGGCGTGGAGGTTACTATCGGTCTGAAAAAGGGCGGCGCGAGCTGGAAAAAAGCCGAAGCCAAAAACTTCAAGGTCTTAGAGGTGGGCGAAGCGGTTAAGGAAGCCGATTTCGTAATGATCCTCCTGCCCGACGAGAAACAGAAGGCGGTTTATGAAGCCGAGATCGCGCCAAATCTCAAAAAAGGCGCCACGATCGCCTTCGGACACGGCTTTAACATTCACTTTAAGCGGATCGTCCCCGCGCCCGATATAAACGTAACGATGATCGCGCCCAAAGCGCCCGGACACACCGTGCGAAGCGAGTTTGTCAAAGGCGGCGGCATTCCCGATCTGATCGCCGTAGAGCAGGACCCTTCGGGCAATACGCTAGAGGTAGCCAAAAGTTACGCGAGCGCGATCGGCGGCGGGCGCACGGGCATTATCGTTACCACCTTCAAAGACGAGACCGAAACCGATCTCTTCGGCGAACAGGCGGTGTTATGCGGCGGCGTTAGCGCGCTGGTGCAAGCCGGTTTTGAAACGCTTACCGAGGCGGGCTATCCGCCTGAAATGGCGTATTTCGAATGTCTGCACGAGCTTAAATTGATCGTCGATCTGATCTATCAAGGCGGCATAGCGGATATGCGCTACTCCGTCTCCAACACCGCCGAATACGGCGATATGGTAAGCGGTCCGAAGGTGATCAACGACGAAAGCCGCAAGGCGATGAAACAGATTCTAAAAGAGATTCAAAACGGCTCGTTCGCCAAGGACTTTATCGCCGAAGGCGATCTGGGCTATCCGCGAATGCAAGCCGAGCGGCGCAATCTTTTCAATAGCCAGATCGAAACTACGGGGCGCAAATTGCGCGCTATGATGCCGTGGATCGCGGCGAGCAAACTCGTCGATCAGAATAAAAATTAG
- the rpsF gene encoding 30S ribosomal protein S6 produces the protein MSKRYETAFILKPTLTDEEVDAKINFFSEIIVKNGGEIVAIERLGVKKLAYAIKKFERGVYVVIYFISDGQVNKELERVYGITEDVLRFIAIKYETKVEIEAWENMVNRAKGLPFKEFKLSETVREYRPRTPRAPRGEADGERRERAPRREEKESAEEIKETKVAE, from the coding sequence ATGTCCAAACGATACGAAACGGCGTTTATTCTTAAACCCACGCTTACGGACGAAGAGGTTGACGCCAAGATAAACTTTTTTAGCGAAATAATCGTTAAAAACGGCGGCGAGATAGTCGCGATCGAGCGTTTAGGCGTCAAAAAGCTCGCCTACGCGATTAAAAAGTTTGAGCGCGGCGTTTATGTCGTTATCTATTTTATTTCTGACGGCCAAGTCAATAAAGAGCTTGAGCGCGTCTATGGCATTACGGAAGACGTTTTGCGGTTTATCGCGATTAAATACGAGACGAAGGTCGAGATCGAGGCGTGGGAAAATATGGTAAATCGCGCCAAAGGGCTGCCTTTCAAAGAGTTTAAGCTCAGCGAAACCGTCCGCGAATACCGCCCAAGAACTCCTCGCGCGCCGCGCGGCGAAGCCGACGGCGAAAGACGCGAACGCGCGCCGCGCCGCGAAGAGAAAGAGAGCGCGGAAGAAATTAAGGAAACGAAAGTTGCTGAATAA
- the minE gene encoding cell division topological specificity factor MinE: MSFLSDLFGQKKSASVAKNRLIITLEKERANASFDFIDQMKEEILFVIKRYINASDIRILAKKNQHIDRLEIEIDLENGK, encoded by the coding sequence ATGAGTTTTCTAAGCGATCTGTTCGGTCAAAAAAAAAGCGCGAGCGTCGCAAAAAACCGCTTAATCATTACGCTGGAAAAAGAACGGGCAAACGCTTCGTTTGATTTTATTGATCAAATGAAAGAGGAGATACTTTTCGTAATCAAACGCTATATCAACGCGAGCGATATACGGATACTCGCCAAAAAAAATCAACATATCGATCGTCTGGAGATTGAAATCGACCTAGAAAACGGCAAATGA
- the minD gene encoding septum site-determining protein MinD codes for MGQVLTITSGKGGVGKSTAVANISTAIAEADKKVVAVDFDIGLRNLDMILGLENRIVYDSIDVMDGRCKLNQALIADKRVKSLFFLPASQTRDKSVLESKKVETLINELKKEFDYVIIDSPAGIESGFEHSIYLADTALIVSTPEVSAVRDADRVIGIIDAKSKKAKEGGEVAKKLIINRIKPEMIKKGQMLSPEDVLQILAIDLIGLVPEDELVVVATNTGEVVVRNPKSESGGAYRRIAKRVIGEEVAFASLESAKGIGGFIKGLFK; via the coding sequence GTGGGTCAAGTTCTAACGATCACAAGCGGCAAAGGCGGGGTAGGCAAAAGCACCGCCGTAGCTAACATCTCCACCGCGATCGCCGAAGCGGATAAAAAAGTCGTCGCGGTCGATTTCGACATAGGGCTTCGCAATCTGGATATGATCCTAGGGCTTGAAAACCGTATCGTTTACGATTCGATCGACGTAATGGACGGGCGTTGCAAACTTAATCAAGCGCTAATCGCCGACAAGCGCGTTAAGTCTCTTTTCTTTTTGCCCGCTTCCCAAACGCGCGATAAAAGCGTTTTGGAGTCAAAAAAAGTCGAGACGCTAATTAACGAGTTAAAAAAAGAGTTTGATTATGTGATAATCGACTCGCCGGCGGGCATTGAAAGCGGATTTGAACACTCGATCTATCTCGCGGACACGGCGTTAATAGTATCGACTCCCGAAGTTTCGGCGGTGCGCGACGCGGATCGCGTTATCGGCATTATCGACGCTAAAAGCAAAAAAGCCAAAGAGGGCGGCGAGGTCGCGAAAAAACTTATTATAAACCGCATTAAACCGGAGATGATCAAAAAAGGTCAAATGCTAAGCCCCGAAGACGTTTTACAGATACTCGCTATCGATCTGATCGGACTCGTTCCGGAGGACGAGCTTGTCGTCGTGGCGACAAATACCGGAGAGGTCGTCGTCCGAAACCCCAAATCGGAAAGCGGCGGCGCGTATCGGCGCATAGCCAAGCGCGTTATCGGCGAAGAGGTCGCTTTTGCTTCGCTAGAGAGCGCCAAAGGGATCGGCGGCTTTATTAAGGGACTGTTCAAATGA
- the ssb gene encoding single-stranded DNA-binding protein has protein sequence MLNKVLLIGNLTRDVEIRYSQGGLAIAKFGLAVNRRWKDRNTNEDREETLFVDINVFGRSAEIAHQYLSKGRQTLVEGRLVLEQWTDQNGQKRSRHSISAENIQFLGGAKNEGDSQNQSGSYEEERQTSNAQPSYSRQPERQERADTDAKRSSSAVPNIDINDEELPF, from the coding sequence TTGCTGAATAAAGTTCTATTGATTGGCAATTTAACTCGCGACGTTGAGATTCGCTACTCTCAGGGCGGTTTGGCGATCGCGAAGTTCGGACTCGCCGTAAATCGGCGCTGGAAGGATCGCAACACAAACGAGGATCGCGAGGAAACGCTGTTTGTCGATATAAACGTTTTTGGCAGAAGCGCCGAGATCGCGCATCAATACCTCTCTAAAGGGCGGCAGACGCTCGTGGAGGGGCGGCTTGTGCTGGAGCAATGGACGGATCAAAACGGACAGAAACGATCGCGCCACTCCATTTCGGCGGAAAATATCCAGTTTCTAGGCGGCGCGAAAAACGAGGGCGACTCTCAAAACCAGAGCGGCTCGTATGAGGAGGAGCGCCAAACGTCAAACGCTCAACCTTCGTATTCTCGGCAACCGGAGCGGCAAGAACGCGCGGATACGGACGCTAAACGCTCTTCTAGCGCTGTTCCAAACATCGACATTAACGATGAAGAACTACCATTTTAA
- the rpsR gene encoding 30S ribosomal protein S18: protein MAEKGKFFKRHCKYSEAKIEFIDYKDIHLLKHSLSERFKIMPRRLTGNGKVAQDIVRVAIKRARHMALIPYSAGRDSIG from the coding sequence ATGGCTGAAAAAGGCAAATTTTTTAAGCGCCACTGCAAATACAGCGAGGCAAAAATCGAGTTTATCGATTATAAGGATATTCATCTGCTTAAACATTCGTTAAGCGAAAGATTTAAAATTATGCCGCGCCGCTTAACCGGCAACGGCAAAGTCGCGCAAGATATTGTGCGCGTCGCCATTAAACGCGCGCGGCATATGGCGCTTATCCCGTATTCGGCGGGGCGCGATTCGATCGGCTAA
- a CDS encoding HDOD domain-containing protein, with product MNDAIVKSVKNLPPLPKTAIKVQEVCANPLGSVAELTKVIEEDPMLTANLLKAANSPLYGFAREIKTLSQAVSLFGMATVRGFAIASVVRNSLAPDLSPYDINADQFVQLCQLQNALTIRWYGIFDRSKLEELSPASFLSPIGRLIMANELVKSNKVEPFKELWRRVGLEKAEAEILQSSYQEVSAAIFAHWHFEPALVEIIRHSEDPSRAAPEIIERARVLRVAQIAADFPNGVSEKSAADAVNIAKDYGMSAQALENVIKTLTNRNNADARS from the coding sequence ATGAACGATGCAATTGTAAAGAGCGTTAAAAATCTTCCGCCGCTTCCAAAGACGGCGATAAAGGTGCAGGAGGTCTGCGCCAACCCGCTTGGAAGCGTCGCGGAATTAACAAAGGTTATAGAAGAAGACCCTATGCTGACGGCGAACCTGTTAAAGGCGGCAAACTCGCCTCTTTACGGGTTCGCAAGAGAGATCAAGACGCTCTCGCAGGCGGTTTCGCTGTTTGGCATGGCGACGGTGCGCGGTTTTGCAATCGCCTCCGTCGTAAGAAACTCTTTGGCGCCCGATCTTTCTCCTTACGATATTAACGCCGATCAGTTTGTGCAGCTGTGCCAACTACAAAACGCTCTTACGATCCGCTGGTATGGCATATTTGATCGCTCTAAACTAGAGGAGCTTTCCCCCGCGTCGTTTCTCTCTCCAATAGGTAGGCTTATTATGGCTAACGAGCTGGTTAAGTCAAACAAGGTCGAGCCGTTCAAGGAACTGTGGCGGCGGGTCGGACTTGAGAAGGCGGAAGCGGAGATATTGCAATCAAGCTATCAGGAGGTTAGCGCCGCGATTTTCGCCCATTGGCATTTTGAACCCGCGCTGGTAGAGATAATAAGGCATTCCGAAGATCCTTCGCGCGCCGCTCCCGAAATTATCGAACGCGCGAGAGTTTTGCGCGTGGCGCAGATCGCCGCGGATTTTCCAAACGGCGTAAGCGAGAAAAGCGCGGCGGACGCGGTAAATATCGCGAAAGATTACGGTATGAGCGCGCAGGCGCTTGAAAACGTGATCAAAACGTTAACTAACCGAAATAACGCCGACGCGCGATCTTAA
- a CDS encoding DNA-protecting protein DprA, translating to MTRLTEIPAALQAIDNPPKALYYEGDLSLLSRPLVAIVGARIASNYAKTWTKRIAAALKEAGAVVVSGGANGVDSAAHEAAFPNTIAILAGSIDNDRRRHIAPVKQNALVLSEFEKETAPRNWSFVHRNRLITGIAAVVCVTQADLKSGSSASCNLALRQKKPLFTLPHRLGESEATNALLASGKAKAIWSEETILNALGLRAAPKESDPVLLFAADRPLFESALDKFGAIVYEYELAGKIVVRDGRIELADVSY from the coding sequence ATGACTCGCCTAACAGAGATTCCCGCCGCGCTTCAAGCTATAGACAACCCTCCCAAAGCGCTCTACTACGAAGGCGATCTCTCCTTGCTTTCGCGCCCGCTTGTCGCGATCGTGGGCGCGAGGATAGCGTCAAACTACGCGAAAACTTGGACGAAACGAATCGCCGCCGCGCTTAAAGAGGCGGGCGCGGTCGTGGTAAGCGGCGGCGCTAACGGCGTGGATAGCGCCGCGCACGAGGCGGCTTTTCCAAACACGATCGCGATTCTAGCCGGTTCGATCGACAACGATAGGCGAAGGCATATCGCGCCCGTCAAGCAAAACGCGCTTGTTTTAAGCGAGTTTGAAAAAGAAACCGCGCCTAGAAACTGGAGCTTCGTTCATCGCAATAGGCTAATTACGGGCATTGCCGCCGTCGTGTGCGTAACGCAAGCCGATCTAAAAAGCGGTTCTAGCGCTAGCTGCAATTTGGCTCTGCGGCAGAAAAAACCGCTCTTTACGCTGCCGCACCGCTTAGGAGAAAGCGAGGCGACTAACGCGCTATTAGCGAGCGGTAAAGCCAAAGCGATCTGGAGCGAAGAGACGATCTTAAACGCGCTTGGGCTTCGCGCCGCGCCCAAAGAGAGCGATCCCGTGCTGCTTTTCGCCGCCGATCGCCCTCTTTTTGAAAGCGCGCTCGATAAGTTCGGCGCGATCGTCTATGAATACGAGCTTGCGGGGAAAATCGTCGTAAGAGACGGAAGGATCGAGCTTGCCGACGTTAGCTATTGA
- the mrdA gene encoding penicillin-binding protein 2, with amino-acid sequence MRLRILSTLIIAISLTLIGRVFYLTVLRGEHYGILALKNTLKVEPLLPVRGAIFDRNGAPLAVNRLGFSVSFSPHLDRAKGRRLDQTIDYILSVIPNNGESKETLRARYIKADNAYSHEPVELSPFVPYETMLPFFTKLSLNETIHISPTTLRHYPNGSVASHVLGYVSKADRTAANIDSISKTIGYHGRDGLELYYNKELQGDLGSRSYQVTALNREIEEISRVEPSQMQDMKLFLDIRLQRFIHNLFVREERSGVVMVMDLETGGIIAAGSYPEYDNEKFITGISSAEWREMINDFRHPFVNKLVNSLYPPGSIVKPSVALSFLESGKITPETEFNCAGSFALADRNYRCWRSWGHGDVQMRRAIAESCDVYFYRGGLVAGIDAISQKLLRHGYGAKSGVDLPNEFIGVVPSRERKLEKTKRSWLYGDTVNTSIGQGDFLITPMQALENVALIATGKLIKPRFAESVRNVKTEYSAQEAFSESDLVYIETIRGGMFDGANQTGGTSARAMANLPFKVAGKTGTAQVTSIPQNERKIMSETELEFNMRSHAWYIGYAPFEKPRYAFVTLVEHGMSGGGVAAPITARVLRKMTELGYF; translated from the coding sequence ATGCGTTTACGAATACTCTCCACGCTGATCATCGCCATATCGCTGACTCTGATCGGGCGCGTTTTTTATCTCACGGTCTTGCGCGGGGAGCATTACGGGATTCTGGCGTTAAAAAACACGCTTAAAGTCGAGCCGCTTCTGCCCGTTCGCGGCGCGATATTTGATCGAAACGGCGCGCCTCTCGCCGTCAATAGATTGGGGTTTTCCGTATCGTTCTCTCCGCACCTAGATCGCGCGAAAGGCAGACGACTAGATCAAACGATCGACTATATTTTATCGGTTATTCCAAACAACGGCGAAAGCAAAGAGACGCTTCGCGCTCGTTATATAAAAGCCGATAACGCCTATAGCCACGAACCTGTGGAGCTATCGCCGTTCGTGCCGTATGAAACTATGCTGCCCTTTTTTACCAAACTTTCGCTAAATGAAACGATTCATATTTCGCCGACGACCTTGCGTCATTATCCTAACGGAAGCGTCGCGTCGCACGTTCTTGGCTATGTCTCCAAAGCCGATCGCACCGCCGCCAATATCGATTCGATAAGCAAGACAATCGGCTATCACGGACGCGACGGGTTGGAGCTTTACTACAACAAGGAGCTACAAGGCGATCTGGGCAGCCGCAGTTATCAGGTAACGGCGCTTAATCGCGAGATCGAGGAGATTTCGCGCGTCGAGCCAAGCCAAATGCAGGACATGAAACTGTTTTTAGATATTCGCCTGCAACGGTTTATTCACAATCTGTTCGTCCGCGAGGAACGATCGGGCGTCGTAATGGTGATGGATTTGGAGACGGGCGGCATAATCGCGGCGGGAAGCTACCCCGAATACGACAACGAAAAGTTTATTACGGGCATTAGCTCCGCGGAGTGGCGCGAGATGATAAACGATTTTCGCCACCCGTTCGTCAATAAGCTGGTAAACAGCCTATATCCGCCCGGCAGCATCGTCAAACCAAGCGTGGCGCTCTCTTTTCTGGAGTCCGGCAAGATTACGCCCGAAACCGAGTTTAACTGCGCCGGCTCCTTCGCTTTGGCCGATCGCAACTATCGTTGCTGGAGATCGTGGGGGCATGGCGACGTGCAGATGCGCCGCGCTATCGCCGAAAGCTGCGACGTCTATTTTTATAGAGGCGGCTTAGTCGCCGGAATCGACGCGATCTCGCAAAAACTTTTGCGGCACGGTTACGGCGCCAAAAGCGGCGTCGATCTGCCAAACGAGTTTATCGGCGTGGTGCCAAGCCGCGAACGAAAACTAGAGAAAACCAAACGTAGCTGGTTATACGGAGACACCGTGAACACCTCGATCGGACAGGGCGATTTTTTAATTACGCCTATGCAGGCGTTAGAAAACGTCGCGCTGATCGCTACGGGAAAGTTGATAAAACCGCGCTTTGCCGAAAGCGTTCGCAACGTTAAAACCGAATACTCGGCTCAAGAGGCGTTCAGCGAAAGCGATCTGGTTTATATCGAAACAATTAGGGGCGGCATGTTCGACGGGGCAAATCAGACCGGCGGCACCTCCGCTAGAGCGATGGCTAATCTGCCGTTCAAAGTCGCCGGCAAAACGGGAACGGCTCAAGTAACGAGCATACCGCAAAACGAGCGCAAAATAATGAGCGAAACGGAGCTGGAATTTAATATGCGATCGCACGCTTGGTATATCGGTTACGCGCCGTTTGAAAAGCCGCGATACGCGTTTGTAACGCTCGTTGAACACGGTATGAGCGGCGGCGGGGTCGCCGCGCCGATTACCGCCCGCGTTTTGCGCAAAATGACGGAACTGGGATACTTTTAG
- a CDS encoding HDOD domain-containing protein — MNEALYTRVKSLPSLPESVIKVQQICNDPNSSISDLTKIIENDPMLTANILKAANSPLYGFSRAIKTLGQAVSLFGMATVRGFALSGAVKSTMKIDMSPYRITAEQFADLSLLQNALMVRWYSQVSRNMLDILSPASFLAGVGRLIIAQEVVKAGKSEAFANRALINGFAVAETEFVDARYQEVSAAVFSHWLFESELVEAIGGSIDPSAVNEAMRPYAFALQVVQTAVETPSGITAASAETAAKLVSLNGGSSEAFLRAANNFVK; from the coding sequence ATGAACGAGGCGCTCTATACGCGCGTTAAGAGCTTGCCGTCTCTGCCGGAGTCGGTAATCAAAGTGCAACAAATATGCAACGATCCCAACTCAAGCATATCTGACCTAACGAAGATAATCGAAAACGATCCTATGCTCACGGCAAACATTCTAAAAGCCGCCAATTCGCCGCTTTACGGCTTTTCGCGCGCTATCAAAACGTTGGGGCAGGCGGTTTCGCTATTTGGCATGGCGACGGTGCGCGGCTTCGCGCTGTCCGGCGCGGTTAAAAGCACGATGAAAATCGATATGTCCCCCTACCGGATCACGGCGGAGCAATTTGCCGATCTATCGTTGCTTCAAAACGCGCTTATGGTGCGCTGGTATTCGCAAGTTAGCCGCAATATGCTCGATATACTCTCCCCCGCGTCGTTTTTGGCGGGCGTGGGACGGCTCATCATAGCGCAGGAGGTCGTCAAAGCGGGCAAGAGCGAGGCTTTTGCCAATAGAGCGTTGATCAACGGTTTCGCCGTCGCCGAAACGGAGTTTGTGGACGCGCGCTATCAAGAGGTCAGCGCGGCGGTCTTTAGCCACTGGCTATTCGAGTCGGAGCTTGTCGAGGCGATTGGCGGATCGATCGACCCCTCGGCGGTGAACGAAGCCATGCGTCCTTACGCTTTCGCGCTTCAGGTCGTGCAAACGGCGGTCGAAACGCCTTCCGGCATTACCGCGGCGAGCGCGGAAACCGCGGCGAAACTTGTTTCGCTTAACGGCGGCTCTAGCGAAGCGTTTTTAAGAGCCGCCAACAACTTTGTGAAATGA
- the yihA gene encoding ribosome biogenesis GTP-binding protein YihA/YsxC has product MKPNLNVEAKFLTSAINEVGAPEPSLSEIVFLGRSNAGKSSLLNALCGRKNLAKTSSAPGKTRMINYYEIAVKHKDEQIRLRFVDLPGFGYAKTSKTEREAWGRRLSAFLRNRRTIRLFLRLIDSRHIDLPQDSVMSDFVRDVLNPDQTDLAVYTKVDKLNRQERDALLRRKPEALLLSSVTGEGLDKLWDRIIGV; this is encoded by the coding sequence ATGAAACCAAACCTTAACGTTGAAGCGAAATTTTTAACCTCCGCCATAAACGAAGTCGGCGCGCCCGAACCAAGTTTAAGCGAGATCGTTTTTCTGGGGCGATCAAACGCGGGAAAAAGCTCGTTGCTAAACGCGTTATGCGGAAGAAAAAACCTAGCTAAAACTAGCTCCGCGCCCGGAAAAACCCGTATGATTAACTATTACGAGATCGCGGTCAAACACAAAGACGAGCAAATTAGGCTTAGGTTTGTAGACCTGCCGGGCTTCGGATACGCGAAAACCTCCAAAACCGAACGCGAGGCGTGGGGTAGGCGCTTAAGCGCGTTTTTAAGAAACCGTCGAACGATTCGTCTCTTTTTACGCCTGATCGACAGCCGCCATATCGATCTGCCGCAAGATAGCGTTATGAGCGATTTTGTCCGCGACGTATTAAATCCCGATCAAACGGATCTGGCGGTCTATACTAAAGTCGATAAGCTAAACCGCCAAGAACGCGACGCTCTGTTGCGCCGAAAGCCGGAGGCTTTGCTACTCTCGTCCGTTACCGGCGAAGGTTTGGATAAACTTTGGGATCGGATTATCGGAGTTTAA
- a CDS encoding ribonuclease R, with protein MREFLQKLLTGVPSSALDKRELKLAHTLIKAKLLDDRPLLRLDSDLLVGFYLQPKLIKQGRKSVGYFHPLGARGRDYIVQPSDSQNAAHRDLAIARALGFRRGRAAAKIVYIAEESGERPIAYVGRVHNRAALFDINSDAPLDIGIKQRTLKEFQEGAVLTLDRKSGEIAEVLGVLSDPKVDEAIVLSRYNRADRFGAEQIMEAKAHGESVDRSLYPNRVDLSDLPFITIDPIDAKDFDDSIYYDDKNRVLYVAIADVSAYAAEFGEIDKEARKRGFSVYLPHKSIPMLPRELSENLCSLKPRVDRLAFTFKLELDENLNVKKYELFESVIRSIRRYHYDRIDELFEGAKADEQDREILTWLLPLKELIIALRRKRLKRGFSFSNPEIKLVLDKELSLQKTIKAKETVSHQLIEECMLLANCAAAEYFQFGVFRTHEAPDDRSLDELLDDLSEIGVVVKRAKSVHATIEAIQKEARALGVGEQVDRMLIRSLKRAQYTYDNIGHFGLGFAKYTHFTSPIRRYSDLMLHRLLKTIIYNDDKKRGYILSSLQRLAPIITLLEAEVAQIERQYADRAYARWASTRIGLTLEGEVLDEALKGKEAVIIIDDPLIQGMRVYLPLERKRTDLLQKFGRVKVSIASVSIVTARVTVALA; from the coding sequence ATGAGGGAGTTTCTACAGAAGCTATTAACGGGAGTTCCTAGTTCGGCTCTGGACAAACGAGAGCTTAAATTAGCCCATACGCTAATCAAAGCTAAGCTACTTGACGATCGCCCTTTGTTACGGCTTGATAGCGATCTGCTCGTCGGCTTTTACCTTCAACCCAAACTAATAAAACAAGGGCGCAAAAGCGTCGGTTATTTCCACCCTTTAGGGGCAAGAGGGCGCGATTATATCGTGCAACCCTCCGACAGCCAAAACGCCGCTCATCGCGATCTGGCGATCGCGAGAGCGCTCGGTTTCAGGCGGGGCAGGGCGGCGGCGAAGATCGTCTATATCGCCGAAGAGAGCGGCGAAAGACCGATCGCCTACGTCGGGCGCGTCCATAATAGAGCCGCGCTATTTGATATTAACTCCGACGCGCCGCTAGATATTGGAATTAAGCAAAGAACGCTAAAAGAGTTTCAAGAGGGCGCGGTGTTGACGCTTGATCGCAAAAGCGGCGAGATTGCGGAAGTTTTAGGCGTTCTAAGCGATCCGAAGGTGGACGAGGCGATCGTTTTATCCCGCTATAACCGCGCCGATCGCTTCGGCGCCGAGCAAATTATGGAAGCCAAAGCGCACGGCGAGAGCGTAGATAGATCGCTCTACCCAAACCGCGTCGATCTAAGCGATCTGCCGTTTATCACAATCGATCCGATCGACGCTAAAGACTTTGACGATTCGATTTATTACGACGATAAAAATCGCGTTTTATACGTCGCCATCGCCGACGTTTCAGCGTATGCGGCGGAGTTCGGCGAAATTGACAAAGAGGCGAGAAAGCGCGGTTTTTCCGTCTATCTGCCGCACAAATCGATCCCTATGTTGCCAAGAGAGCTTAGCGAGAACCTATGCTCGCTTAAGCCCCGTGTCGATCGGCTCGCTTTTACCTTTAAGCTGGAGCTAGACGAAAACTTAAACGTTAAAAAATACGAGCTATTCGAGAGCGTGATAAGGTCTATTCGCCGCTACCACTACGATCGCATAGACGAACTGTTTGAAGGCGCGAAAGCGGACGAGCAAGATCGCGAGATACTAACGTGGCTTTTGCCGCTAAAAGAGCTGATTATCGCGCTTCGACGGAAACGGCTTAAAAGGGGCTTTAGCTTTTCCAATCCCGAAATCAAGCTCGTTTTGGACAAAGAGTTGTCGCTGCAAAAGACAATCAAAGCCAAAGAGACCGTCTCGCACCAGTTGATCGAGGAGTGCATGCTGCTTGCCAACTGCGCGGCGGCGGAGTATTTTCAATTCGGCGTTTTTCGCACGCACGAGGCGCCCGACGATCGCTCTTTAGACGAGCTATTAGACGATTTAAGCGAGATCGGCGTGGTCGTAAAAAGAGCCAAAAGCGTTCATGCGACCATCGAGGCGATTCAGAAAGAGGCGAGGGCGCTCGGCGTGGGCGAACAGGTCGATCGAATGCTGATCAGATCGCTTAAACGCGCGCAATACACCTACGACAATATAGGACATTTTGGGCTTGGATTCGCAAAATATACGCACTTTACCTCGCCGATTCGCCGCTATTCCGATCTAATGCTGCATAGGCTTTTGAAGACGATTATCTATAACGACGATAAAAAAAGAGGATATATTTTATCTAGCCTGCAACGATTAGCGCCTATTATAACGTTGCTAGAAGCCGAGGTCGCGCAGATCGAGCGGCAATACGCCGATCGCGCTTACGCTAGATGGGCTTCGACGCGTATCGGGCTGACTTTGGAGGGCGAAGTTTTGGACGAGGCGCTCAAAGGCAAAGAGGCGGTTATTATTATCGACGATCCGCTGATTCAGGGCATGCGCGTCTATCTGCCGCTGGAGCGTAAAAGGACGGATCTTTTGCAAAAATTCGGGCGCGTTAAGGTCTCTATCGCCTCCGTTAGCATAGTTACCGCTCGCGTAACGGTCGCTTTGGCGTGA
- a CDS encoding N-acetyltransferase, whose protein sequence is MELTKAKLSDIAAMQELVKPYIDEGLVLSRSDEEVANMIRSYTIARENGVIAGFAALYIYTARLGEIRSLAVAKAFQGRGIGGAITQKLIEEAKSLGLEHILTLTYRPSFFERLGFKRAPKEEVWHHKVWEDCIRCKHFPTCDETALILAI, encoded by the coding sequence ATGGAACTGACCAAGGCGAAACTATCCGATATAGCCGCTATGCAAGAGCTGGTCAAGCCGTATATCGACGAGGGGTTGGTGCTATCTAGGAGCGACGAAGAGGTCGCCAATATGATCCGATCTTATACGATCGCCCGCGAAAACGGCGTTATCGCGGGTTTTGCGGCGCTCTACATCTACACGGCGCGTTTAGGCGAGATTCGATCGCTCGCGGTGGCAAAAGCGTTTCAGGGTAGAGGTATCGGCGGCGCGATAACGCAAAAGCTGATCGAAGAGGCAAAATCGCTAGGGCTGGAACATATCCTGACGCTTACCTATCGCCCTTCGTTTTTTGAGCGTCTAGGATTCAAAAGAGCGCCCAAAGAAGAGGTTTGGCATCACAAAGTTTGGGAGGACTGTATTCGGTGCAAGCATTTTCCGACGTGCGACGAAACGGCGTTAATCCTCGCGATATAG